One genomic window of Micrococcus flavus includes the following:
- a CDS encoding ubiquinone/menaquinone biosynthesis methyltransferase, protein MTENPSSSLPRPASASPSVDADHGARVASMFDGIAGRYDLMNAVMTWGQEPRLVRRTVERANIPAGAGARVLDLATGTGDVALEILRQHPDAQVVGADFAPEMMEVGKGREGGDRVEWVEADAMDLPFADGEFDSITHGYLLRNVADIPATLAEQFRVLRPGGWVAALETSPAPENIVKPFSSFYIHRVMPRLARLIADRPEAYEYLSSSTQAFRTPEEVADLFADAGFVNVGHELFMFGTLAVHWAMKPVV, encoded by the coding sequence GTGACCGAGAACCCCTCCTCCTCGCTGCCGCGTCCCGCCTCCGCCTCCCCGTCCGTCGACGCCGACCACGGCGCGCGCGTGGCCTCGATGTTCGACGGCATCGCCGGTCGCTACGACCTGATGAACGCCGTCATGACATGGGGCCAGGAGCCGCGCCTGGTGCGCCGCACCGTGGAGCGGGCCAACATCCCCGCGGGCGCGGGCGCGCGCGTGCTCGACCTCGCCACGGGCACGGGGGACGTGGCCCTGGAGATCCTGCGCCAGCACCCGGACGCGCAGGTGGTGGGAGCGGACTTCGCCCCCGAGATGATGGAGGTCGGCAAGGGGCGCGAGGGCGGAGACCGCGTCGAGTGGGTCGAGGCGGATGCCATGGACCTGCCGTTCGCGGACGGGGAGTTCGACTCGATCACCCACGGCTACCTGCTGCGCAATGTCGCGGACATCCCCGCCACGCTCGCCGAGCAGTTCCGCGTGCTGCGCCCCGGCGGCTGGGTGGCCGCGCTGGAGACCTCCCCGGCGCCGGAGAACATCGTCAAGCCGTTCTCCAGCTTCTACATCCATCGGGTCATGCCGCGCCTGGCGCGCCTGATCGCGGACCGGCCCGAGGCGTACGAGTACCTCTCCTCCTCCACGCAGGCGTTCCGCACCCCCGAGGAGGTCGCGGACCTGTTCGCCGACGCCGGGTTCGTGAACGTGGGGCATGAGCTGTTCATGTTCGGCACCCTCGCGGTCCACTGGGCCATGAAGCCCGTCGTGTGA
- a CDS encoding response regulator transcription factor yields MSELRQVLPDLAHPDGSPVRALVVDAEPLVADLLSMGFSLCGWETQVARDGATGVQEGTRRRPDLVILDTQLPDMGGLQVLARLRAHWADLPVLVLTARAESEDRIAALSAGADDVVAKPFAVEEVLLRAHRIVQRSGLAAASGEELVVGDLIMNTRTHEVTRGGDRIELTATQFNLLKFLMANVRTVLSKERILQNVWGYDFGGRANIVELYISYLRKRIDAGREPMIHTVRGAGYVIRPVES; encoded by the coding sequence ATGTCCGAGCTGCGGCAGGTCCTCCCCGACCTGGCCCACCCGGACGGCTCCCCGGTCCGCGCCCTCGTGGTGGACGCCGAGCCCCTCGTGGCGGACCTGCTCTCCATGGGCTTCTCCCTCTGCGGCTGGGAGACCCAGGTGGCCCGCGACGGCGCGACGGGCGTCCAGGAGGGCACCCGGCGCCGCCCGGACCTCGTCATCCTCGACACGCAGCTGCCGGACATGGGCGGCCTCCAGGTCCTCGCGCGTCTGCGCGCGCACTGGGCCGACCTGCCGGTGCTGGTGCTCACCGCCCGGGCCGAGTCCGAGGACCGCATCGCGGCCCTGTCCGCCGGCGCGGACGACGTCGTCGCCAAGCCGTTCGCGGTGGAGGAGGTCCTCCTTCGCGCGCACCGGATCGTGCAGCGCTCCGGCCTGGCCGCGGCCTCCGGCGAGGAGCTCGTGGTGGGCGACCTCATCATGAACACCCGCACCCACGAGGTGACCCGTGGCGGCGACCGGATCGAGCTCACCGCCACGCAGTTCAACCTGCTGAAGTTCCTCATGGCCAACGTGCGCACGGTGCTCTCCAAGGAGCGCATCCTGCAGAACGTGTGGGGCTACGACTTCGGCGGCCGCGCGAACATCGTGGAGCTCTACATCTCCTACCTGCGCAAGCGGATCGACGCCGGCCGCGAGCCCATGATCCACACGGTGCGCGGGGCCGGCTACGTGATCCGCCCGGTCGAGTCCTGA